A single uncultured Acetobacterium sp. DNA region contains:
- a CDS encoding metalloregulator ArsR/SmtB family transcription factor gives MTVIEILKVLSDTNRLRILNLLYAQELCVCELEYLLGISQSNLSKHLRLMSDAGFLESRRQNKFAYYKVKELVLTEHPFLIAIFETELNKEDFLLDELNKLSKYQKSELTCHNITALIV, from the coding sequence GTGACAGTCATTGAAATACTTAAGGTTTTATCGGATACCAATCGTTTAAGGATTCTTAATCTGTTGTATGCACAGGAGTTGTGTGTGTGTGAGTTGGAGTATTTATTGGGTATTTCGCAATCCAATTTATCAAAACATCTCCGATTGATGAGCGATGCCGGTTTTTTGGAAAGCCGTCGACAGAATAAATTTGCTTATTATAAAGTAAAAGAGTTGGTTCTGACGGAGCATCCTTTTTTGATTGCTATTTTTGAAACAGAATTAAATAAAGAAGATTTTCTGTTGGACGAATTAAATAAACTGAGCAAATACCAGAAGAGTGAACTAACCTGCCATAATATCACGGCGTTGATTGTGTAA
- a CDS encoding XdhC family protein: MDILQEQLKAKKAGLAYAILTVVETEGTSPSKIGKKIFLLEDGTNLGTIGGGEFEREALEDAKKAIKDRQSYFKRYEHIPTYEAVGLGCTFNVSLFVEVVSPRLKLAVCNAGHVGSAVLRLARLLHFETILFDTRQPEQIQDQIEQADQFIPCDDFEKAILEADIPDGTYYVCCASTHTQDKSALKGSLQKNFAYVGMLGSFQKTKEMYKQLEAEGISKDLLEQVHTPVGLDICDMSPEEVGFSILAEILMIKNGGTGKPRKELKRRSTEKTNK, from the coding sequence ATGGATATTTTACAGGAACAGTTAAAAGCAAAAAAAGCGGGACTTGCTTATGCCATCCTAACCGTGGTGGAAACAGAAGGAACATCGCCCAGTAAAATCGGCAAGAAGATATTTTTGCTTGAAGATGGTACTAACCTGGGAACCATTGGCGGTGGTGAATTTGAACGTGAGGCGTTGGAAGACGCCAAAAAGGCCATTAAAGACCGGCAGAGCTATTTTAAGCGCTACGAACACATTCCGACCTATGAAGCAGTTGGTCTGGGATGTACCTTCAATGTCAGTTTGTTTGTTGAGGTGGTAAGCCCCCGATTAAAGCTGGCGGTCTGTAACGCCGGTCATGTTGGCAGTGCCGTTTTACGGTTGGCAAGACTGCTGCACTTTGAGACCATCCTTTTTGATACCCGTCAACCCGAACAGATCCAAGATCAGATTGAACAGGCCGACCAGTTTATACCCTGTGATGACTTTGAAAAAGCAATCCTTGAAGCAGATATTCCAGATGGCACCTACTACGTCTGTTGTGCCTCAACCCATACCCAGGATAAATCGGCCCTTAAAGGTTCATTACAAAAGAACTTTGCCTATGTCGGGATGCTGGGCAGCTTTCAAAAGACAAAAGAAATGTATAAACAATTGGAAGCAGAAGGTATATCAAAAGACCTGCTTGAACAGGTCCATACTCCCGTCGGTCTGGATATCTGTGACATGTCACCGGAAGAGGTCGGTTTTTCTATTCTGGCCGAAATCCTGATGATCAAAAATGGCGGCACCGGGAAGCCCCGTAAAGAGCTTAAACGGAGATCAACTGAAAAAACGAATAAATAA
- the arsA gene encoding arsenical pump-driving ATPase yields the protein MYKNFTPENVNLTKYLFYTGKGGVGKTSTACATAVSLADQGKKVFLVSTDPASNLQDVFETELTGQGVPIKNVPNLVVANLDPIQAAEEYKESVVGPYRGKLPDVAIASMEEQLAGSCTVEIAAFNEFSRFITDEKMSNDYDYIIFDTAPTGHTLRMLQLPSAWDSFIDESTHGASCLGQLSGLTEQKKMYEKAVRTLSDGDMTTLILVSRPEPSPLAEAARASKELKEIGVENQILIINGALENFDKTDEIATAFYSKQKDAVSKIPNSLKTLDIYTLPLRAYNIAGVDNIRRLFTEDDVLEVEKVKEISDLPGLEKLVKDLYDSNKKVIFTMGKGGVGKTTIAAAIALGLSEMGKKVFLTTTDPAGHISASTMGGENITVSNIDEAEELQKYREEVLGKARAANMSQNDIDYIIEDLESPCTQEIAVFRAFAEQVEKAEDGVVVIDTAPTGHTLLLLNSTESYHKEMQRSNADIPDSVVNLLPRLQNQAETEVVIVALPEATPVFEALRLEADLKRAGIMNKWWVMNASLLATDTKDPFLRARANNEEKWIKRIAEDTKGNYVVIPWKK from the coding sequence ATGTACAAAAATTTTACACCCGAAAATGTTAACTTAACTAAATATTTATTCTACACCGGTAAAGGTGGTGTGGGTAAAACCTCCACCGCCTGTGCAACGGCAGTTAGTCTGGCTGATCAAGGAAAGAAAGTATTTCTTGTCAGCACTGACCCAGCTTCAAATTTGCAGGATGTATTCGAAACTGAATTAACCGGACAAGGGGTTCCCATTAAAAACGTTCCAAATTTAGTGGTTGCCAACCTGGATCCGATTCAAGCGGCTGAAGAATATAAGGAATCCGTAGTTGGCCCATATCGCGGAAAACTACCAGATGTGGCCATCGCCAGCATGGAAGAACAACTGGCTGGTTCATGTACGGTTGAGATTGCTGCTTTTAACGAATTTTCCCGATTTATCACTGATGAAAAAATGAGCAACGATTATGATTATATTATCTTTGACACCGCCCCTACCGGCCATACGCTGAGAATGCTGCAATTACCGTCAGCTTGGGACAGCTTTATCGATGAAAGTACTCACGGCGCTTCCTGTCTGGGGCAGTTGTCCGGTTTAACTGAGCAAAAAAAAATGTATGAAAAAGCAGTGCGAACCTTATCTGATGGCGATATGACCACCTTGATTCTGGTTTCCCGTCCGGAGCCTTCGCCACTGGCAGAAGCAGCCAGGGCGTCTAAAGAATTAAAAGAAATTGGGGTTGAAAATCAAATTCTGATTATCAACGGTGCCTTGGAGAATTTTGACAAAACCGATGAAATTGCGACAGCTTTCTATAGCAAACAAAAAGATGCGGTCAGCAAAATCCCTAACAGTTTAAAAACGCTGGACATTTATACCTTGCCGTTGCGTGCCTATAACATTGCCGGGGTAGACAACATTCGCCGTTTATTTACTGAAGATGATGTGCTTGAAGTGGAAAAAGTTAAAGAAATCAGCGACTTGCCCGGTTTAGAAAAACTGGTGAAAGATTTGTATGATTCAAACAAAAAAGTTATCTTCACCATGGGTAAAGGCGGCGTTGGCAAAACAACGATTGCAGCCGCAATAGCACTGGGGCTTTCAGAAATGGGGAAAAAAGTTTTTCTGACCACCACCGATCCAGCAGGTCATATCAGTGCATCAACCATGGGTGGCGAAAATATCACTGTCAGTAATATTGATGAAGCCGAAGAATTGCAGAAATATCGGGAAGAAGTTCTCGGTAAAGCAAGAGCCGCTAATATGAGTCAGAATGACATCGATTATATTATCGAAGATCTGGAATCTCCCTGTACCCAGGAAATTGCCGTATTCAGAGCCTTTGCTGAACAGGTCGAAAAAGCTGAAGATGGAGTAGTCGTGATTGATACGGCCCCAACTGGCCATACCTTGCTACTGCTTAACTCCACAGAAAGCTATCATAAAGAAATGCAACGATCCAATGCTGATATTCCCGATTCTGTTGTCAATCTGTTGCCACGTCTACAAAATCAGGCCGAAACAGAAGTTGTTATTGTGGCATTGCCAGAAGCTACTCCGGTTTTTGAAGCACTTCGCTTAGAAGCCGATTTAAAGCGTGCTGGTATTATGAATAAATGGTGGGTAATGAACGCCAGCCTATTGGCCACCGACACCAAAGATCCGTTTTTGCGGGCTCGTGCCAATAACGAAGAAAAATGGATAAAGCGAATCGCCGAAGATACCAAAGGAAATTATGTGGTTATTCCCTGGAAAAAATAA
- the lpdA gene encoding dihydrolipoyl dehydrogenase: MKITIVGAGPGGYEAAIMAAKLGAEVTVVEKNEVGGTCLNIGCIPTKALLASSDVLVTSLEAEKFGVFNNHTTADLKQIIERKDKVVSGLVKGIEFLFESNRVNLVRGIGKLIDSKTVEVRHGDGNIEKLVSDRILLATGSVPVCPDMFHYDGEKVITSTEALDLKAPPKSMIVVGGGVIGCELGQFFRRMGTQITIVEMADQILSSEDEDVAKQLLRQFKREKIKVVTSNVVIDVCVQNSGVVVTLTDGKILEAEMMMLSIGRTSYSKGLNLEAVGIEIDHQGHIEVDEFLETSVKGIYAVGDLINTPFLAHVASKEGIIAAENMLGKTKTAVHKAIPRCVYTDPQVAAVGVTEKEAQEEGILYKTGSYDFRALGKAQIIGKIQGQVKIIVDEKDVVIGASIVGPEATDLLAELTMAVHLGLTAEVLGEVIHPHPTLSEAIMEALHDVHGKSINKVSLRL; encoded by the coding sequence ATGAAAATTACTATTGTCGGTGCTGGCCCGGGGGGGTATGAGGCCGCCATTATGGCCGCTAAATTAGGTGCAGAAGTGACTGTTGTAGAGAAAAATGAGGTTGGCGGAACCTGCCTAAATATTGGTTGTATTCCGACTAAGGCTTTGCTGGCTTCGTCAGATGTTTTGGTCACCTCATTGGAAGCCGAAAAGTTTGGAGTTTTTAATAATCATACGACCGCCGATTTAAAGCAAATAATTGAACGAAAAGATAAGGTGGTATCCGGATTAGTTAAGGGAATTGAATTTCTTTTTGAGTCGAACCGTGTGAATTTGGTCCGCGGTATCGGCAAACTGATCGATTCAAAAACGGTTGAAGTTCGACATGGTGATGGCAACATAGAAAAATTGGTTAGTGATAGAATTCTATTAGCAACTGGTTCTGTGCCCGTCTGTCCAGATATGTTTCATTATGATGGAGAAAAAGTGATTACCAGCACCGAAGCATTGGATTTAAAAGCACCGCCCAAATCGATGATCGTTGTTGGCGGCGGCGTGATCGGGTGCGAATTGGGACAATTTTTTAGACGGATGGGGACACAGATAACAATCGTGGAAATGGCCGATCAGATTTTGAGTTCCGAGGACGAGGATGTTGCTAAACAACTACTACGACAATTTAAACGGGAAAAAATAAAGGTAGTGACATCAAATGTCGTTATTGATGTGTGTGTTCAGAACTCAGGGGTCGTAGTGACACTGACCGATGGCAAAATTTTAGAAGCTGAAATGATGATGCTTTCCATTGGCCGAACCAGCTATTCAAAAGGACTTAACCTGGAAGCCGTCGGAATTGAAATAGATCATCAGGGTCATATTGAAGTCGATGAGTTTCTGGAAACCAGTGTCAAAGGAATTTATGCTGTTGGTGATCTTATTAACACCCCGTTTTTGGCGCACGTCGCATCCAAAGAAGGGATTATTGCCGCCGAAAATATGTTGGGGAAAACTAAAACAGCGGTTCATAAAGCGATCCCCAGATGTGTGTACACTGATCCCCAGGTCGCTGCCGTTGGAGTAACCGAGAAAGAAGCCCAGGAAGAAGGAATTCTTTATAAAACCGGCAGTTATGATTTTAGAGCATTGGGAAAAGCCCAAATCATCGGGAAAATCCAGGGGCAGGTTAAAATCATTGTGGATGAAAAAGATGTGGTGATCGGAGCTTCGATTGTTGGACCTGAGGCGACGGACCTGCTGGCAGAGTTAACCATGGCAGTACACCTTGGTTTAACGGCTGAAGTGCTTGGGGAGGTGATCCATCCCCACCCGACCCTGTCCGAAGCGATTATGGAAGCACTTCATGATGTACATGGGAAATCAATCAATAAAGTTTCATTAAGATTATAA
- a CDS encoding aminotransferase class V-fold PLP-dependent enzyme: MDIYLDNAATTFPKPLAVPEAIYDYIVNNGGTSGRGSYEKAILADGLVYQTRKSLAKLFNHADPKTVVFTASVTESLNLALQGILKPGDHVVTSALEHNAVWRCLKTLERDLGISISIVPATAQGETDIRDVAAALTPDTKMIVFTHASNVLGTIQPIDAIGALAREKGVLFLVDAAQTAGVVPIDVQAQHIDLLAFTGHKSLLGPMGTGGLIVNCDVDIHPLISGGTGGDSAYEYQPDYYPNHLEAGTMNVSGIIGLGAALAFLKTEGLEAIRSKEDTLMDYALTALATVPGIELYGPQDSSKSVGVIPFNIDGQIPEEIAYFLDQECHVMIRAGLHCAPSAHRLIGTVTRGTCRIGIGYFNEYAHIDALVNGLKSYLKEND; the protein is encoded by the coding sequence ATGGATATTTATTTAGATAATGCCGCAACCACTTTTCCTAAACCATTAGCTGTTCCGGAAGCGATTTACGATTATATTGTTAATAATGGCGGGACTTCCGGCCGCGGTTCCTACGAAAAAGCAATTTTGGCGGATGGTCTTGTCTATCAGACCCGAAAAAGTCTGGCCAAACTTTTTAACCATGCTGATCCCAAAACGGTGGTCTTCACCGCTTCTGTTACCGAATCTTTAAACCTGGCCCTTCAGGGTATTTTAAAACCCGGCGATCACGTGGTCACCAGCGCTTTGGAACACAACGCCGTTTGGCGATGTTTAAAAACGCTGGAGCGGGATCTGGGCATTTCCATTTCCATCGTCCCAGCCACCGCCCAGGGCGAAACAGATATCAGGGATGTGGCAGCTGCTTTAACTCCAGATACAAAAATGATTGTCTTCACCCATGCGTCCAATGTCTTGGGTACCATTCAACCAATTGACGCGATTGGAGCATTAGCTCGGGAAAAAGGCGTTCTTTTTCTGGTGGATGCCGCCCAGACGGCCGGGGTTGTTCCGATTGATGTCCAGGCTCAGCATATTGATCTGCTGGCCTTTACCGGTCATAAAAGCCTGTTAGGACCGATGGGTACCGGCGGATTGATCGTGAATTGCGATGTGGATATCCATCCCCTCATCTCTGGCGGCACCGGCGGTGACTCAGCCTATGAATACCAGCCGGATTATTATCCCAACCATTTGGAGGCCGGCACCATGAATGTCAGTGGCATTATCGGTCTGGGCGCTGCGCTGGCGTTTTTAAAAACCGAAGGGCTGGAAGCGATCCGTTCCAAAGAAGATACCCTGATGGACTATGCCCTAACTGCTTTAGCCACCGTTCCCGGAATTGAACTTTACGGCCCTCAGGATTCTTCCAAAAGTGTTGGCGTCATTCCGTTTAACATTGATGGACAGATCCCGGAAGAAATCGCTTATTTCTTGGATCAGGAATGTCATGTGATGATCCGAGCTGGTTTGCATTGTGCCCCCAGTGCTCATCGTCTGATTGGTACAGTTACCCGGGGTACCTGTCGTATCGGCATCGGCTATTTTAATGAGTACGCTCATATTGATGCTCTGGTCAATGGCTTAAAATCATATTTAAAGGAGAATGACTAA
- a CDS encoding (Fe-S)-binding protein, translating to MYLPSISLVYIKPCTTGGGRIKFRAKLTHPVPEVMPYLNTVIKTGLYIPSAKTFTYKIGSHIINIANDRLTCTQLTNESQCYEMIDHIHELINETWENRANITPNEETRERPSAIQLYKLLPKKVGCKVCGQGSCMAFASKLILGTCRLHQCTLMKEEEYAPNYLSLEAHLQLLGYETDEA from the coding sequence ATGTATTTACCTTCAATCAGTCTTGTTTATATCAAACCCTGCACCACCGGTGGTGGCCGAATTAAGTTTCGGGCTAAACTGACTCACCCGGTTCCTGAAGTCATGCCCTATTTGAATACTGTGATTAAGACCGGCCTTTACATTCCTTCAGCAAAGACGTTTACCTACAAAATTGGTAGCCACATCATCAACATTGCCAATGATCGTCTCACCTGCACCCAATTAACGAATGAATCTCAGTGTTACGAAATGATCGATCACATTCATGAGCTCATCAATGAGACCTGGGAAAACCGGGCTAACATCACACCCAACGAGGAAACCCGGGAACGCCCCAGTGCCATTCAACTTTATAAACTGCTGCCGAAAAAGGTTGGCTGTAAGGTCTGTGGCCAGGGTTCCTGTATGGCTTTTGCATCTAAATTGATCTTAGGCACCTGTCGACTTCATCAGTGCACCCTCATGAAAGAAGAAGAATATGCACCCAATTATTTAAGCCTGGAAGCCCATCTTCAATTGCTTGGGTATGAAACCGACGAAGCGTGA
- a CDS encoding putative zinc-binding protein produces MIVNKIGVIGCSGEECLGGTISRLVVRKMLEELRPGMTTSLCLPLFIAGDGGEREFAEKYPTISIDGCSKCCAKRAIEKYSNAVAGSIDISEIIGEDKALEKPLSTRNLTAEHLEFVKQTAEKTCEIYDGISS; encoded by the coding sequence ATGATCGTGAATAAAATTGGGGTTATTGGATGCAGTGGAGAAGAATGCTTAGGGGGAACAATTTCCCGTTTGGTGGTGCGGAAAATGTTGGAAGAACTCCGCCCCGGGATGACGACTTCCTTATGTTTGCCTCTTTTTATTGCCGGAGATGGCGGTGAACGGGAATTTGCAGAGAAATACCCGACCATTTCCATTGATGGCTGTTCAAAATGCTGTGCCAAACGGGCCATTGAAAAATACAGTAATGCTGTCGCCGGAAGCATTGATATATCAGAAATTATTGGGGAAGATAAAGCACTTGAAAAACCGTTGTCGACCCGAAATCTGACAGCGGAACATCTTGAATTCGTCAAGCAAACAGCAGAAAAAACGTGTGAAATCTATGATGGGATTTCATCATAA
- a CDS encoding putative zinc-binding protein — MSKIKVIPCSGIGKVLGLLARESVLMVTQEKCPNESETLCLAHVVTGDDEVVAKIKGQPCITMDGCPKYCAKKSVEAAGGEVDHSYKVPDFMKPHRGEEHGTGTYLTADGWKFAEELSDVLAKTVIEMQEEVR, encoded by the coding sequence ATGTCTAAAATAAAAGTAATTCCCTGCAGTGGTATTGGTAAAGTATTAGGCTTATTAGCCAGAGAATCCGTGCTGATGGTAACCCAGGAGAAATGTCCCAATGAATCAGAAACACTCTGTCTGGCGCATGTCGTGACAGGGGATGATGAAGTAGTTGCCAAGATAAAAGGGCAACCCTGTATTACGATGGATGGATGTCCAAAGTACTGTGCCAAAAAAAGTGTGGAAGCAGCCGGTGGAGAAGTCGATCACAGTTATAAAGTTCCCGATTTCATGAAACCTCATCGCGGCGAAGAACACGGCACTGGCACTTATTTGACAGCGGATGGCTGGAAATTTGCCGAAGAACTCTCGGATGTTTTAGCAAAAACAGTCATTGAAATGCAAGAAGAGGTGAGATAA
- a CDS encoding putative zinc-binding protein: MSEIICVLPCNGLDKCAGDLSRQVALQLTQSEDVELICPVLLNQNKSRYEKALEAGALTVIDGCNTRCASKLAGDLGLAIKDKVNVSEVAKALDIKLGVEIREDSETQAVVQAVLEKINSSAIDQAESEFIAPESIDYNTFSHGKFIFKVPTANYFFNENDCWVTVSGKLARIGVSDYVQQNLSDILYVDPPEIGDAFEQFDDLGSIESSKAVFEIISPVSGIVVAVNTGLSDTPEQVNESPYEKGWLVEVRLSDFEEDQDLLHDCPAYFEFLQRKVAEVDV; the protein is encoded by the coding sequence ATGAGTGAGATAATTTGTGTATTACCATGTAATGGTTTGGATAAATGCGCCGGAGATCTGTCCCGTCAGGTAGCTCTGCAACTGACCCAGTCGGAAGACGTGGAGCTGATTTGTCCGGTTTTATTAAATCAGAACAAAAGCCGTTACGAAAAAGCCCTGGAAGCTGGAGCGTTAACTGTTATTGATGGTTGCAACACCCGCTGTGCCAGCAAACTGGCCGGAGATTTGGGACTTGCCATTAAAGATAAAGTCAATGTCAGCGAGGTGGCCAAAGCGTTGGATATCAAGCTGGGGGTAGAAATTCGGGAAGATTCGGAAACACAGGCCGTGGTTCAGGCCGTGCTGGAAAAAATAAACAGCTCAGCGATTGATCAAGCCGAGTCGGAATTTATTGCACCGGAATCCATCGATTATAATACCTTTTCTCACGGCAAGTTTATTTTCAAGGTGCCAACAGCTAATTATTTTTTCAACGAAAATGACTGTTGGGTGACGGTGTCCGGTAAGTTGGCCAGAATCGGCGTCAGTGATTATGTACAGCAGAATCTGTCCGATATTCTTTATGTGGATCCACCGGAAATCGGCGACGCATTCGAACAATTTGACGATTTAGGCAGCATCGAATCCAGCAAAGCTGTATTTGAGATTATTTCACCAGTATCTGGCATTGTGGTTGCGGTTAATACCGGGTTAAGTGACACCCCGGAACAGGTTAACGAAAGCCCCTATGAAAAGGGCTGGTTAGTGGAAGTACGCCTCAGTGATTTCGAAGAAGATCAAGATCTTCTCCACGATTGCCCGGCCTATTTTGAATTTTTACAACGAAAGGTAGCAGAAGTAGATGTCTAA
- a CDS encoding 4Fe-4S dicluster domain-containing protein: MSESTFMGVERDRIDWSPRIDFSKCNDCMDCVEFCPHQVFEVDENAKPKLKVKNPNNCVVFCRACSKTCGPDAITFPDKTETTRMIKAIRKAEKAAEKEVEANE, encoded by the coding sequence ATGAGTGAATCAACTTTTATGGGCGTCGAACGGGATCGGATTGATTGGTCTCCCCGAATCGATTTTTCAAAATGCAATGATTGTATGGATTGCGTTGAATTTTGTCCCCATCAGGTTTTTGAAGTGGACGAAAACGCCAAACCAAAACTAAAAGTTAAAAACCCCAATAATTGCGTCGTTTTCTGCCGTGCCTGCAGTAAAACCTGCGGACCGGATGCGATCACTTTTCCTGATAAAACGGAAACGACCAGGATGATCAAAGCCATCCGTAAAGCAGAAAAAGCAGCAGAAAAAGAGGTCGAAGCCAATGAGTGA
- a CDS encoding arsenate reductase ArsC, with product MIKVLFVCVHNSARSQMAEAFLNDLGRDYFVAESAGFEPRPINPLIVKVMDEIGYDLSKNEANSVFDFFKEGRLYSIIVKVCDQENGQRCPVFPLTLTTLDWNFEDPADFTGSEEEKLEQARHLRYKIRENVIDMIETYKDSIEISKKHEDKK from the coding sequence ATGATTAAAGTTCTTTTTGTCTGTGTCCATAATTCAGCCAGAAGCCAGATGGCCGAGGCTTTTCTAAATGATTTGGGTCGTGATTATTTCGTTGCTGAAAGTGCGGGGTTCGAGCCACGCCCCATCAACCCACTGATTGTCAAGGTTATGGATGAAATCGGGTATGATCTAAGCAAAAATGAAGCGAATTCGGTGTTTGATTTTTTTAAAGAAGGCCGGCTCTATTCCATTATTGTAAAAGTCTGTGATCAGGAAAATGGTCAACGTTGTCCTGTTTTTCCTCTGACATTAACAACTTTGGACTGGAACTTTGAAGATCCTGCTGATTTTACCGGGTCGGAGGAAGAAAAGCTGGAGCAAGCCCGACATCTCCGATATAAAATCCGCGAAAATGTCATTGATATGATTGAAACTTATAAAGATTCCATTGAAATTTCAAAAAAACATGAGGATAAAAAATGA
- a CDS encoding arsenate reductase ArsC, whose amino-acid sequence MSKPKVAFICVHNSCRSQMAEALGKKFAGDVFESYSAGTETKPQVNQDAVRLMKERYDLDMEATQHSKLLTDLPHIDIVIKMGCNVVCPYLPSRYVEDWGLEDPSGKSDAEFLVIIDRIEANVKKLAELIKSDHLNVPHYHISF is encoded by the coding sequence ATGAGCAAACCCAAAGTCGCCTTTATTTGTGTCCATAATTCCTGCCGGAGCCAGATGGCCGAAGCCCTGGGGAAAAAATTTGCCGGTGATGTTTTTGAAAGTTATTCTGCCGGAACTGAGACAAAGCCACAAGTTAATCAGGATGCGGTGCGGCTGATGAAAGAACGGTATGATCTTGATATGGAAGCAACTCAACACTCCAAGTTGTTAACCGACCTCCCACACATTGATATTGTCATCAAAATGGGTTGCAACGTGGTCTGTCCCTACCTGCCCAGCCGCTATGTCGAAGACTGGGGACTGGAAGACCCCAGTGGGAAAAGTGATGCGGAATTCCTGGTAATTATTGACCGGATTGAAGCCAATGTTAAAAAACTGGCTGAGCTGATCAAAAGCGATCATCTTAATGTTCCGCATTATCATATATCTTTTTAA
- a CDS encoding cation diffusion facilitator family transporter, with product MSEHDHEHNHLETAHSHDTLNLSGRKIFWVTVLNAMITIAEIIGGILSGSLALLSDAVHNLSDTVAIALSYFTNRIAQKPHDEKRTYGYKRAEILSAFVNATVLLALSTVLIVEAIKRWQTPENIDGTLMIIVASIGLVANFISVFLLEKDSHENLNIKSSYLHLISDMVSSIGVLVGGIAIQLWNVVWIDPLITVLISLYIIKETWHVIRKTVEILMQSSATLDYEAIKNDIEKIDKVKNLHHVHSWMTNEKTIYFEAHVDMEDMQLSEVETIYDKIEHLLLEHYGICHVTLQAEVDKCCDKRLFKI from the coding sequence ATGTCTGAACATGATCACGAACACAATCATTTAGAAACTGCTCATAGCCACGATACGTTAAACCTATCTGGTAGAAAAATATTCTGGGTGACCGTTTTAAATGCCATGATTACCATTGCCGAAATCATCGGCGGTATTTTATCGGGCAGTCTGGCATTATTATCCGATGCCGTTCATAACTTAAGTGATACGGTTGCCATTGCCCTTTCCTACTTTACTAATCGTATTGCTCAAAAGCCGCATGATGAAAAGCGAACATATGGCTATAAACGGGCTGAAATTCTATCCGCATTTGTAAATGCAACCGTTCTGTTAGCGCTGTCCACGGTATTAATCGTTGAAGCTATTAAGCGATGGCAGACTCCGGAAAACATTGATGGAACCCTAATGATCATTGTGGCATCAATCGGATTGGTCGCAAACTTCATTTCAGTATTTTTGCTGGAGAAGGATTCCCATGAAAATTTAAACATCAAGTCCAGCTATCTTCATCTGATTAGTGACATGGTATCATCCATCGGGGTTCTGGTTGGTGGGATTGCGATTCAGTTATGGAATGTTGTCTGGATCGATCCACTTATTACTGTGTTAATTTCATTATATATTATTAAGGAAACCTGGCATGTTATCAGAAAAACAGTTGAAATTCTGATGCAATCCTCGGCAACGCTGGACTATGAGGCAATCAAAAACGACATTGAAAAAATTGATAAGGTAAAGAACCTTCATCATGTTCATTCATGGATGACGAATGAAAAAACGATTTATTTTGAGGCGCATGTCGACATGGAAGATATGCAGCTATCCGAGGTAGAAACGATTTATGATAAAATTGAACATTTACTCCTGGAACACTACGGTATCTGCCATGTGACACTACAGGCCGAAGTTGATAAATGCTGTGATAAACGGCTGTTTAAAATATAA